CCGGAAACTGAGAGGATTTTTCAACGAGAAACAGGACCGTTCCCCGGCGGGGCGGTCCTGTTTTGGTGAGGAATAAAGCAGAGATTAAATGATGCCTGCGGTTATACCCGGCGGCGCAGAAGCAGGGCGGCCAGCCCGAGAAGGCTGAGGGAGGCTGTTGCCGGTTCCGGCACCGCGTCTCCCTGGAGGGCCAATTGGGAAAGCCCCAGGAAGGTGCCCCCGGTATTGGGCGCCTTGGCGTTCACGGTAAGGGTAAAGGTTTCTCCCGCCTTGACTGTGACCGGGGTATTGAAGGAAGCCTGCTGGATATCCGCTGTCGGTGTGCCGTCCTTGTCGGCCTGGACGCGCTCGAAACTCAGATCAGCCGTAGCGGAAGAATCTCCGGCGGTTAGCGTAACGGTAGCGGTTCCCGTCTTGGGGTCCGTATTGCCGTGCCGCGTGCCGGTTCCGGTAACGAATTGAAAGCCCAGGTCAAGAGAAGAAAGAATGATGTCCTGCGTAGCCGTGAAGGAAAAGGTGACGGTCCATCCGGCGTTGTTATTCTGCATCTGGACATTGGGAACAAGGAGGTTCGCAGCCAGGTTTCCGGAAAGGGATGTGGAGGGATTGGAGAGCGTAACGGAAGCGCCGTCTAGAAAATTACTGTCCGCATTAATGGAGGTTTGATGAAACTGGGTTTCATACAGGGTAGTCGCTGCCTGTACCCCGGAAATGCACATTAAAAAAGCTGAGATGGAAAGGAGCTTCTTCATGAATTTTATATTAGCGGATTAGATATCCGCAAACAACAAAATTTTTTGAGGAAAAACGAGTTTCACCGCAGGTAAAGGGGAAGAATAAGAAATACGGACAAAATGCCACGAAGCGCCGTTTTCATGAGTCCTTGATAATGTGCTCTTTTACTTACTCCTATTTTCCTTTTCCCATTGCCGGATATCTAATCCGGTAGCAGGAATCTTTCCATGGTGTAACAGAATGAACGTTTGGCTGAAACAGGGCATCATCTCGCATGGCATGCCTTTTTCTCTGTAGAAGGAAAAAGAGAGCCATGCTTCCAAAAACCGGAAACGCAGGGGAAATCCTGTCCGGGAAATGGTTCCCGTTCATTTCCCTTCATGGAAAACGGCATGAGCCGGAAGCGGACGGAATCAGCTTTTTTGCAGGATGGCCTTTTCTTCCTTGTCTCTTGCGCTTTTCCGCGTTTTTTTCCTGTACTCGGAAATCGTGACGCCGCAGAGGGTCAGCAGAATCCCCGTCAGGGAAATCCAGGTCAGGCGTTCTCCCAGAATGATGGAGGAAGCCACCACAGCCACGACCGGAACCATGTAGATGTAAACGCTGGATTTGACTGCTCCCAGGATTTCCACCACGCGGTTCCAGGACAGGAAACACAGGGCGGAGGCGAAGAGGCCCAGGTACAGCAGGTTGAGGGCGTTGACGGGCTTCACCATCAGATGCCAGTCTAGGTTTACCGGAAGGACGAACAGGGCCGGAATCATCAGCACGATACCGTAAAAGAAGATGCGCCGCGTGCAGATGATCATGTTGGACGTGTTGACGCCGATTTTCTTCATCAGGATGGAGTAAACCGCCCAGACGAAGGCCGCGCCCAGGGCCAGCACATCCCCCACCGGGTTCAGCTCCAGCACAAAGGCGCCGTTCGCCATGATGAGGAAGATGCCTGTAAAGGCGGCGGCGAAGCCCAGGAAGAAACGCCGGGAGAAGCCTTCCCCTTTCAGCAGGAAGTGGGCCAGCAGGGCGGTGAAGAAGGGCACTACGGCCACGATGATGCCCACATTGGAAGCGAAGGTGTACGTGAGGGCGATGTTTTCCAGCAGAAAGTACAAGGTAACGCCCGTAAGGCCCGCTCCGGCGAACAGGAGTTCCTTTCTCCAGCCGGAGAGCGGAAGCAACTGCGGCTTCAGGCACCAGAGGAAAGCGTATCCGATGACAAACCGTGTAAAGAGCACCGTGACGGGCGTGAAGTCCCGGAGAAGCACCTTGGTGGAGACGAAGGTGGTTCCCCAGATTAGGATGGTCATCAGGGCAGCGGCATGGCCCAGGGTACGCTGGCGGGAGCTCATCGGTTGGACGGGATTGGGGGAGTGCAGGGGGCTTCCAGCGTCAGGCCTACGATTTCCGCCGGTTCCGCGCTCCGGTTCCAGACGGCATGGAGGGCGCCGCCGGGCACGAGCAGGGATTCATGCTCACGGACCGTTTTTTCCTCTTCATCCATCAGGACGGTGACCGTTCCGCGGGTAACGATGAACAGATGGGCGTGCGCGTGGCGGTGCGGGGAGAGAGGGCCGCCTCCGCCGGGTTCCATTTGGGCGAAGGCTCCCTCCTTCAGGACTCCCTGCGCTTCTGCAAACAGGGGCCTGGCCGTGAAGCCGGTATGGTTGGGGATAGGGGAAAAAGCGTCCATGGCAGGTCAGTTGCGCGCCAGGTCGTACCCGTCCTTGCGGTCCTTGATGGTCCAGCCCAGTTCCGTCACTTCCGCCCGCAGCCGGTCGGCTTCCGCCCAGTCCCGGTTCTGTTTGGCCTGCCAGCGCTGTTCCGCCAGGGAGCGTACTTTCTCCGGTGCTTCCTCCTGTTCCTCTTCCGGCAGAAGGATGCCGAAGGCGGCCAGGATGAAGTGGAAGGCATTACGCATGCGGCGCGCTTCCTCCGGAGCCAGGGAGGGAACGTCCGCCTTTTTGATGGCGCTAAAGACGTGGCCCAGGGCCTCCGGAGTGTTCAGGTCATCGTTCAGGCTGTCCCATGCCGGCTGGAAGATGCCCGGTTCCGGGGGAGCCGCGCAGAATTCCTCATAGGATGGAACGGAGTCCGTTCCGGAGGCGCTGCGGAGCTGCGCGTCGAATTTGGACAGGCGGTTCAGAGCGGCTTTGGCGTCATCCAGAGAGGAGAGGGTGAAGTTCAGCGGCCGGCGGTAGTAGCCGCCGGCCAGCACGTACCTGACGGCTGACGGCTTGTGGCCCAGTTTGTCCAGGTCCGCCAGCGTGTACATGTTGCCCAGGGATTTGGACATCTTGCCGCCGTTCACCAGCAGGTGCGTGATGTGGAACCACAGCCGCGCAAAACCTCCGCCGCAGGCGCAACGGGACTGCGCCACCTCGTTTTCATGGTGGGGGAACACCAGGTCCACGCCGCCGGAGTGAAGATCAAAGTCATTGCCGAAGTACTTGTGGATCATGGCGGAGCATTCCAGGTGCCAGCCGGGGCGGCCTTCTCCCCATGGGGAGGGCCAGAAGTTATCCCCGTCTTCCGGACGGCGGCTTTTCCACAGGACGAAGTCCGCCACGGAATCCTTTTCATATTCGTCCGCGTTGGACCGGGCATTCGCGGTTTTGCCCAGGTCCAGTTCACGTTCATCCAGGTGGGAGAGTTTCCCGTATTCCGGGAAAGAGGAAATTTTGAAGTAGACGGAACCGTCATCCGAGACATAGGCGTGGCCCTTTTCCACCAGCGCCTGCACCATTTGAATCTGTTCCGGAATGTGGCCTACCGCGGAGGGTTCCTCGTGCGGAGGAAGGCAGTTGAGGGCCGTGCAGTCCCGGTGGAACAGGTCCGCCCAGCCGGCGGTAAATTCCGCCAAGGTGACGCCGGCCTTTTGGGAATCACGGATGGTCTTGTCATCCACATCCGTCAGGTTGCGGACGTGCATGGTAGGGGTCCCGCCCAGCTCCACGACGCGGCGGAAAATGTCCTGCATGACAAAGGTGCGGAAGTTGCCGATGTGGGCCGGTCCGTACACCGTGGGGCCGCAGCAGTAGAAACGCAGCCTTTTTCCATCCATGGGGGAAATGTCCTGTGCCGTTCTGGTGCGGGTATCGTAAAGGTGTAACATGGCGGGACGATTAGAAGGGAAGAGAGCCGTCCGGTCAAGCGGGAAAAAGAGGGCCGGGGACTGGCGGCTGCCCGCGTCCCCGGCCCTGGAAGAACCGGATGGTGCTGAGGGATCAGGAAAGGTTATTTGCCAGCGCCCTGCTGGCCCTTCTTATAGTTCGCGTTAATGCGGTCTATTTCTTCCTGGGTGATGAAGGATTCCCGGTAGGGCTTGTTTTCCACCGTGCGTTCCAGAGTGTAGCCGAAGCGCTTCTGGAAGCGCTTCTTGTGCGTTTCCATTTTCTTTTCAAAGTCCTCCAGGCTGGGGCGTTCCTTGTGGCTGCCCCAGGCGCTTTCGGAAACGGCCATGGCGCGCGGATAGGTCATGTACATCAGCAGTTCTCCGGAGGGAATCCATTCCGCCCACATGCAGAGATTGATGCCCTTGATGTGCTTGACGTCGTTCTTGTCACGCCCGTTGCGGGGATCAAAGTTGTAGCAGTCTTTCAGCAGGATGGGGCCGCCGCCGGGCCGGGCGCGCACGTCGTCCGCCGGGAATTTCATCTGGGTGCGGGCCAGGTAATACTTGTACTGGGGCGTGACGATGAGGTCGATGCCCTGTTCCTTCGTCTTGTCAATGCAGCGGGGGAATTCTCCCGGCAGCCAGGACATGACGGTTTCCCCCTTGTGGTAGTAGCTCTTGTTGATGTCGTACCACAGGATGGGCTTTTTCTTATTCTTGGCAAGCATGGCTCCCAGGCTCTTGGTGAAGTCGCTCATCTGGGCTTCCACGTCATCCCCCTGGCCCTTCTTGGCGCGGGCGGCCTGGCAGTCCGGGCATTTTTTCCAGTCGCCCATGGGGCATTCGTCTCCGCCGATGTGGACGTACCCGAAGGGGAAAATCTGCTGGAGGGTGTCATAGGTGTCCTTGAGGAATTTCTTGGTGCCCGCTTTCTGGGGGCAGATCAGCTTGGAGGAAACGCCTCCGTGCGTCCATAACTGGGCCCGCTTGGTGTTGCAGCAGAATTCGGGGTAAGAGGCCGCCAGAGCCATGTTGTGGCCCGGCATTTCCACTTCCGGGAGTACCTGGATGCCGCGGGTGCGGCAGTAGGCCACCAGGTCCTGGAGTTCCTTCTTGGTGTACATGCCTTCATTGGCCAGCAGGGAGTTGTTCTGGCCTTCCGGGGCGGAGGGCCGAACGGAGCCGATGGTGCGGAGCTTGTCATAGCCCGGCACGGGGAGGCGCCAGCCCTGGTCTTCCGTCAGGTGAAGGTGCAGGACGTTGTACTTGTAGTAGTGCATGGCGTCCACGAAGTTGTAGAGCTCCTTCATGGGGTAGTAATAGCGGCCCACGTCCACCATCATGCCGCGCCAGCCGAAGTCCGGAGCGTCCTGGATGGAGCCGCAGGGGAGGCCTTCCGGGGAGTCCGCGAGCTGGTCCTGAAGCTGGAACAGGGTTGCCATGGCCATGGCTTTTCCGTTGGGGGTGGTGTAGCGGAGCTCCACGCCGCCGGGCGTGAGCTTCATGGAATATCCTTCATTGCCCAGGCCGGAGACTTTTTGCTCGTTCAGGATTTTGAGGTTCTTGGTGGTGCCGGAAGCCGTGGTTACCTTCACGGGCTCCGGAATGATGTTGTAGGGATTGGTCCCGGCCCAGCAAAGGGAGCCGAGGAACGCTGCCGCTAATAAAAGCGCTTTCATATCATGTGGTGTGGATTGTTGTTTAGGGAGGATGATCTCTTTTTACGGCCCTCCGGCATTGCGTGCCGGAGGGCGGAATGATGGCTGTTTTCAGTTTTTGGAGGGGGCGCAGTCCCATTGCGGTTTGACGGAAAGCTTGCCCGTGGCGCCGGGGAAGCCTTCCGGCACCTGGCAGTCCTTGCGCAGTTTGCCGTACAGTTCCTTGAGTTCCTTCAAGGTTTCCGCATATTCCGCCTTGCCGGCTACGTTGTGCATCTGGGCCGGGTCCTTTTCATTGTCAAAGAGCATCCATTCGTCACTCGTCCAGAGGTAGGACAGGGTGTAGCGGTCCGTGCGCAGGCCGTCGTGGCGCGGGGCGTTGTGTTCCCCCGGATTTTCATAAAAGGCGTAATAAAGGGGGCGGTCCGTGAATTCCTTGTGTTCCCCCGTCTTAAACAGCGGGGTGAGGCTGCGGCCCTGGAAGGTATTCATGTTTTCCGGGGTGGCGGCTCCGGCCACTTCGCAGAAGGTGGGGGCGTAGTCCAGTTCCTGCACCATGGCGGCGGAGCGCACGCCGGGCTTGATGTGGCCGGGCCATTTCATGATAAGGGGCATGCGGAAGGATTCCTCAAAAATCCAGCGTTTGTCATACAGGCCGTGTTCCCCCATGTAAAAGCCCTGGTCCCCGCAGTAGAGAACCAGCGTATTCTTGTCCAGGCCGTTCTGCTTCAGGTAATCCATGATCTGGCCGATGCTTTCATCCACGGAGAGCACGGTGCCCAGGTAGTCTTCCATGTAGTGGCGCCAGCGGCGCAGCAGGATATCCCGCTGCGTCTTGATTTTTCCGCTCTGGATGTCCTTCACGAGATGAATGGTGCGCGCCTTGTGGTAGTTGTACCAGGCTTCCTTCTGCTGCGGGTCCATGCGCACCCATTCCGGCATCTC
This DNA window, taken from Akkermansia muciniphila, encodes the following:
- a CDS encoding PEP-CTERM sorting domain-containing protein, with the translated sequence MKKLLSISAFLMCISGVQAATTLYETQFHQTSINADSNFLDGASVTLSNPSTSLSGNLAANLLVPNVQMQNNNAGWTVTFSFTATQDIILSSLDLGFQFVTGTGTRHGNTDPKTGTATVTLTAGDSSATADLSFERVQADKDGTPTADIQQASFNTPVTVKAGETFTLTVNAKAPNTGGTFLGLSQLALQGDAVPEPATASLSLLGLAALLLRRRV
- a CDS encoding DMT family transporter; translated protein: MSSRQRTLGHAAALMTILIWGTTFVSTKVLLRDFTPVTVLFTRFVIGYAFLWCLKPQLLPLSGWRKELLFAGAGLTGVTLYFLLENIALTYTFASNVGIIVAVVPFFTALLAHFLLKGEGFSRRFFLGFAAAFTGIFLIMANGAFVLELNPVGDVLALGAAFVWAVYSILMKKIGVNTSNMIICTRRIFFYGIVLMIPALFVLPVNLDWHLMVKPVNALNLLYLGLFASALCFLSWNRVVEILGAVKSSVYIYMVPVVAVVASSIILGERLTWISLTGILLTLCGVTISEYRKKTRKSARDKEEKAILQKS
- a CDS encoding cupin domain-containing protein, with protein sequence MDAFSPIPNHTGFTARPLFAEAQGVLKEGAFAQMEPGGGGPLSPHRHAHAHLFIVTRGTVTVLMDEEEKTVREHESLLVPGGALHAVWNRSAEPAEIVGLTLEAPCTPPIPSNR
- the cysS gene encoding cysteine--tRNA ligase codes for the protein MLHLYDTRTRTAQDISPMDGKRLRFYCCGPTVYGPAHIGNFRTFVMQDIFRRVVELGGTPTMHVRNLTDVDDKTIRDSQKAGVTLAEFTAGWADLFHRDCTALNCLPPHEEPSAVGHIPEQIQMVQALVEKGHAYVSDDGSVYFKISSFPEYGKLSHLDERELDLGKTANARSNADEYEKDSVADFVLWKSRRPEDGDNFWPSPWGEGRPGWHLECSAMIHKYFGNDFDLHSGGVDLVFPHHENEVAQSRCACGGGFARLWFHITHLLVNGGKMSKSLGNMYTLADLDKLGHKPSAVRYVLAGGYYRRPLNFTLSSLDDAKAALNRLSKFDAQLRSASGTDSVPSYEEFCAAPPEPGIFQPAWDSLNDDLNTPEALGHVFSAIKKADVPSLAPEEARRMRNAFHFILAAFGILLPEEEQEEAPEKVRSLAEQRWQAKQNRDWAEADRLRAEVTELGWTIKDRKDGYDLARN
- a CDS encoding beta-N-acetylhexosaminidase translates to MKALLLAAAFLGSLCWAGTNPYNIIPEPVKVTTASGTTKNLKILNEQKVSGLGNEGYSMKLTPGGVELRYTTPNGKAMAMATLFQLQDQLADSPEGLPCGSIQDAPDFGWRGMMVDVGRYYYPMKELYNFVDAMHYYKYNVLHLHLTEDQGWRLPVPGYDKLRTIGSVRPSAPEGQNNSLLANEGMYTKKELQDLVAYCRTRGIQVLPEVEMPGHNMALAASYPEFCCNTKRAQLWTHGGVSSKLICPQKAGTKKFLKDTYDTLQQIFPFGYVHIGGDECPMGDWKKCPDCQAARAKKGQGDDVEAQMSDFTKSLGAMLAKNKKKPILWYDINKSYYHKGETVMSWLPGEFPRCIDKTKEQGIDLIVTPQYKYYLARTQMKFPADDVRARPGGGPILLKDCYNFDPRNGRDKNDVKHIKGINLCMWAEWIPSGELLMYMTYPRAMAVSESAWGSHKERPSLEDFEKKMETHKKRFQKRFGYTLERTVENKPYRESFITQEEIDRINANYKKGQQGAGK